CGGGTTTATTGGCGATATTACTATGAAGTCAAAATATCGGGGCTTACGTGATAAGAACGGCGGTCTGCTATTTCAACCTTCACTTGCTGCTGGGACGCCTTCTACGTTGTATGGCCAATCTGTCCTGTACAATAAGCTTGGCTACTGGGATATTACGAAAGCCAAGATGATTGCCGGCGACTTTAGCCAGGCAGTTTATGCTTTGCGGCAGGATATCACATATAAGGTTCTTGATCAGGCCGTTATTCAAGATGATACGGGCGCGATTGTTTATAACTTAGCTCAGCAAGATATGGTTGCTTTACGTTGTGTTATGCGTCTTGCGTGGCAGTTGCCTAATCCTATTAATTCCCGTAAGCAAGTTGAGACAAGCCGTTATCCGTTCGCAATTTACAAACCTGCTGCTGTATAAGCGGCAGGTATTTTATTTAGGCGGGTGATAAAGCATGACTGAGGCTGAAGCCCTTAGTAAGATGAAACGAAAATGCTTAGTTCTGAGTCAGTTTTTTAATGATGCAGATCTTACAGGCTTTTTGGACGATTATAAGACAGGGGAAGGAACAGACGCTTCACCTTATGTTTATGACGTAAGACGAAGCACATACGACGCGCTGACAAGTGCATTAACTACAATGGAACAGTCAACGACCAGGGGCGGGGTAACTACTACCTACGCGGACTTGTTCAAAATTCGGCGGCAGTTTGCGACAGCGGGGGTGATTAGCTTATGCGGCAATTCAGGTTTCCCGAGGCGATTACCTACACCGTGAAAAAACTTGTTACCACTAAGGACGAGCTTTCAGGGGAAATTGAGGACTGGCAGAATGCGGGTACTATACAGGCAGAGGTTTGGCCACTGTTAGGCAATCAAGCGAGAGGCGTTATGGGTGTGACCGAGAAATCTACGCATAGAGCTTTTTCGGCTGATCCAAAAGCCTTTACAAGCAATACCCGCATTGTTGATAGTGCGGGCCTTACTTATCTTGTCGGCTATGTTCCGCCACAAGGTTATGGCTCTCATGGAGAGGCGGTGCTTGAATTTGTCAACAGTTAAGGCGGAAATGGGCGGCTTAAATAACCTGTTGCGTAACATCGATATTTTGAAGGATACCACCGTAACGGCCCAAGCGGCAGGCATGGCCAAGGTTTGTATTGATGTTGCTGATTATGCCAAAGCAAACCATCCATTCCAGAACCGGACGCAGAATCTTGAAAATAGTATTCAACCGGACCCGGTAGAGATTGAGGATGGCGTGATCGTTGGTCCTGTTCGTGCTGGAATGGATTATGCCGCTTATGTTGAGTTTGGTACTGCGAAAAATGCGCCTTATCCTTATCTTAATCCTGCCAAGGAAGCTAATAAACAAAATCTGGTTGATACGCTGAAGGCAGTACAAGAACGAGCACAGCAAGCCTTGAAGGTGGAATCATGAAGCAAGCTAAAATTAATATCGTGGCCGGACTGAAGACGAGCACCACTCTGGCGGCATTTGTTGGCACTCGCATAAGCGACGCATGGCCAAGTGCAACAGCTGTTTACCCTTGTGTGTCCTACTTGCAAACTACAGGCACAGGCGAGATTGCCGATGGCCACACAATAGGTTTTGATGAAATCTATCAAATATCACTGTTTGCCAAGCCTGAACCAGGGAAATCAGCGGCAATGACACTTGAAAGTATGGCTGAAGCTGTGCTTGATGTTGCAGATGATTTGGGCATGGCTTTGGTTGGTAATTCCGATTTAATCCTGGACGATGGATCAGGGGTGAAGCATAAGCCTTTGCAATTTAGATATATAACAAGGAGGTAATAAAAACATGCCAATGTCAAGAGTTTCAGGCATTTTTGGTGTCCGCGAGGCGTATATTGCTCCCCAATTAACGGATGTTAGCGGGGCGGCTACGACATGGGATGCACCTATAAAAATAGAGGGCATCAAGTCCTTAAAACCGGACCCGAATGTCACGAGTGCCGAGAATAAAGGCGATGAAATGACGCTGGATACCGAGGATATTATTGACTATTACAAAATTACGTGGGAAAATGCAGAACTTCCACTTGATTTAATCGCTGCCATTCATGGCGGGGATGTTAGTTCTTCAGGAACAGATAAGGGCGAGGTGCTTTCATATGTTTACGCGGGCAATAACGCCCAAACAACATATTTTAAGCTAATGGCACTAGCTAAACGCGGCAGTAATGATACAAAAGACGTAATGATCGAATTTTACAAGGTAAAGGGTACTTTGAGTTTTGATTTTGCAGAAGGTGCTTTTGCGAAATGCTCTTTCAGCGGCAAAGCGATTCGTACAAAGGGCACTGTCGATGGCAAGGCAAATGCCTTATACGGTCTTAAATTTGGGGCGTCGGCGTTAAGTCTTACAGGAGTGCAGCAGGTTGAAACTGCTACTGTAGCAGGTACTATCACGACAGCGGGAAATGCAACCGTGACCGTGACAGCAGCAGGATTGACAGGCTCACCTAAAGCCTTTACTATTCCAGTTTCCTTGGGCGATACACCAACAATAACGGCATTGCGTATTCGTGAAGCCCTGGCGGCTGATGAAGCAATTACAGCTTTATTTGCTGTAAGCGGAACAGGGGCTAATGTTGTATTGACGCGGATAATTGCCATTGCTAATGATGCGACGCTCAACATTGCGATTGCGAATGGTACTAGTGCAGGATTGACAGCCGCGCCAATGTCAGCAGATACGATAGCTGGGCAAGCGTCATAATGAGAGGGGCTAAAAACCTCTCTTTAATTTTTTTATATGGAGAGTGATACTGTGAAATTATCTGAGTTATTTCCCGAAGCTGTAAAGGTTAAAATTCAAGGCATTCAGTACGGAATCAAATTTGGTACACGTGCTCTTATTCAGATGGAGCAGGATTACCCGGACGAAAAAGAACGGGTTAGTTTATTAAAAGCAGGAGCGCCGAAGAAAAAGGGGAAGGAAGATGCCCCGCAAATGATGATTAAGATAAGAAGCACAGCCGATATGGTCAATATGCTATATGCTGGACTTTTGCATACCAAGGCTTTTCCAGATAAAGACGATTTGATCGATGCGATCGAACCGCATGATTACCCGGATTATATCAATGCTATCTTTTCAGCCTCTGTACAATCGAAGGCAACACCGGAACAGCTTGAAAAGATGCAAGTCATGTCCGAGGTTAACGGCTCAAAAAAAAACGAGGGCCACGTGACTACGGCTCAGAATATGCCTTTTATCGGTCAAAGTGCAGGCTGACAAAGGAAGAATACCTTGATGCGACTGAACGAGAGCTAATAGCGTTGTCTATTGGTTACGCAGAAATGAATGGGGCCAAGACGGAGTATGATGATCCCCTTGAATTTTTTGGCGTACAACAGAAGGAATAAAATTCCATTTTGTTGAATGAAGTGGCAAGGAGGGGATTAAGTTGAAAAGGATAATCCTAGTATTTATTCTATTAATGACGGTATGTTTAACTGGCTTTGCGGCACCATCGCAGGAAGAAGTAGATGCGAGAAATATACTTGATGATCTTAAAAGTATATCTTTACGTTTGGAGAACCCCACAAATTTTAATGAGTTTTATACATATTACAATAATATATATATCAAGGTTCGCAAATTTGATATGTCATACCCGTCTAGTGTCATAAGACATGAAATGGGAAACGCGTTTATTCCATACTATGATGCTTATGGAATTTGGAAAAGGCCATACCAAGGTTCTAAAAATAAATATAGATGGGCAATTTGGCTTAGGCCTACAGAGGTAGACTACTTGCAAGGACAATACGAAGGAATGAAGGCTTTGATTAGTTCTAATTTAATTACGACACTTGATGATGGCAATATGTTAATTGGTTCCGAAACTAATGATAATTCAATTATTGTGTTGTTATTTACCACGGCTACTGAAAGGATAAAGCCATTAGAAGGCAAAATAAATCAAACGTATATAAAAACCGCCAATTAAGGCGGTTTTCTCATTTATAAGGCGAGGTGGTGACAATATGGCAGATACAGAGGTTGGTGGCTTAGTCGTCAAGATGAGGGCTGACCTAAGCGATTACCTGCAAAAACTCAACGCCATGGAACAGAAGTCCACAGATACGAGTAGCAAGGTTGCAAAAAGTTTTGATTCTATTGGCACAGCCATGGCAAAAGTCAGCGTTGTGCTAGGTGGGTTTGCCGCGACCGCGATTAACAACGCTATGAATTGGGGAACAGCAATCACTAAATTGAGTCGTCAAACAGGTATGGCCGCCGAAGATACTAGTCGGTTTCTTGTTGTTGCAAAGAGTGTGGGGGTTAGTACTGATACGGCCTCTATGATGTTTTCAAGACTTGCCATGAACATAAACACAGCAAGTAAGTCTATGATCGCAGCTAGTTCCGCAGGCAAGACTTCCGACGATGTATTCACCAAACTAGGCATATCTACCGTTAATCTAGCAACAGGAGCTATGCGACCTATGGGGGATATATTCGCAGATATAAAAACAAAAGTGGCAAGTATGTCCGATGGTTGGCAAAAATCAGCGATTGAGATGGAACTTTTCGGAAGATCGGGAACACAATTAAATACAATGCTAAATATGTCACAGGAGCAAATACAGGCGGTTACGGATAAAGCGCAGGCAATGGGTTTGATTCTCAATGACCAACAAGCGCCTGCATTGGCTAATCTTAGTCGGCAGGTTAATGCGGCAAAAGGAAACCTAACTTCGCTGGGTATATCAATAGGAACAGAATTGATGCCACAAGTACAATATTTATTAAGTGAAGTTTCAAATGTAACGCAAGCATTTGTTAACATGGACCCTCAAACTCGGCAGAATATTCTTTCGGTAATTAGGATCGGTGCCGAAATTGGAATAACAAGTATGGCTGTCAGTAAAGCTATTAGCGTGATAGGCGGAGTCACAGAGGCATTAGGCGTTATGAGGTTGGCCACTATTGCGGCAGCAGGCCCATGGGTAACACTGGCTATAGTAATAGGGGGCGCAATATCCGCACTAGATGCCTATGCTAATGCAAAATATAAAGCTGAAGGTTATGATAACGCGGCTGAAGTAAGAAAGCTTGAAAGTGATGATGGGAGTTTAACACAATACCAGAAAAAGACAGTAGTTAACACAATTATGGGTGTGCCAGTGTACAACTGGGTTAATATGAGTGACGCGGAAAGAGAAAGGCAAATTGCTTTTGAAAACAGACCAAAGCCAGAGCCTACTGAAACGCCCACGCCACCTACGAATACGTTTGTTTCTGACCTTGGTGGTGGCGGTTCTTCTTCTGATGGTGGTAGTAGTGGTAGTGGAGTGGCAGGAGAAAAAGCCAAAACCGCTTTAGAAGAAAACCGCGATTCATTTCAGAAGGCCCAAGAGGAGATGCAGGGGTATCTTGACCTTAATCAGATAACGGCTCAGCAATATATTGATTATCTGAAAGAGCAAAAGAAATATGTAACTGATATGGCTGTTGGCGACGACGAGCAGCAAGATAAGCGGCTCATGCAGCTTGATATTGAAAAGCAAATACAGTCGCAGCAAAAGCAAATGTCACAGGATGCGATACAGGCAGCGAGTCAAAAAGTTCAACTTGGGAAAATGACCGAAGAACAGTATAAGCAGGTATTAGAAGATCAGGCAAAATTGGCTACAAGTGATAAAGATAGGCTTGCTCTAGCGGTGCAAATTTATCAAGAGAATGAAAAGCTGATTGACCAAGCAAATAAAAAAGTTGACGTTGAGGCTAATTCTACTAAGGCTGCTTTAGATTTACAGCAAGAAAAGTCCGTTCACAGCCTCAAAATGTCTGAGACTTCTGGTGACGACAGTATTCAAACGAAGTTTGCAAATATGAAAGCCGAGTATGACCAAGCAAAATATTATCTTGATAAACAACATGACGATGATGATAAATATTTACAAGAGAAAATTGCTAATTCGGCTATGGACGTAAAAAAACAAAAAGAATTTATCACTCAAAAGCAACAGCTTGACGCTAAATATGAGCTTGAAAAAGAAAAGCAAGAGGACTCTTATACTGAAAAAGTCGCGGCACAGCAAAAGGCTATTATTAATGCGAATAACTCCATGATAACGGCTCTAATCACAGGTACAAAATCCGGTCAAGATGTACTAGAAGATATGTGGAAAGATTTCGTTGCAAAAGTCGTTGCTAAGCTATTCCAAATTAATACTGAGACTAATATTTTCACAAGCTTATTGGGCGGATTATTCGGGGTAAGCAATAGCAGTGGAGGAACGTCCTTTGCCTCTAATTTTGGTATTACTAGCCTATCAGGTGCGCGTGCTAGC
The Pelorhabdus rhamnosifermentans genome window above contains:
- a CDS encoding tail assembly chaperone — its product is MKLSELFPEAVKVKIQGIQYGIKFGTRALIQMEQDYPDEKERVSLLKAGAPKKKGKEDAPQMMIKIRSTADMVNMLYAGLLHTKAFPDKDDLIDAIEPHDYPDYINAIFSASVQSKATPEQLEKMQVMSEVNGSKKNEGHVTTAQNMPFIGQSAG
- a CDS encoding HK97-gp10 family putative phage morphogenesis protein, encoding MSTVKAEMGGLNNLLRNIDILKDTTVTAQAAGMAKVCIDVADYAKANHPFQNRTQNLENSIQPDPVEIEDGVIVGPVRAGMDYAAYVEFGTAKNAPYPYLNPAKEANKQNLVDTLKAVQERAQQALKVES
- a CDS encoding phage tail tape measure protein, with translation MADTEVGGLVVKMRADLSDYLQKLNAMEQKSTDTSSKVAKSFDSIGTAMAKVSVVLGGFAATAINNAMNWGTAITKLSRQTGMAAEDTSRFLVVAKSVGVSTDTASMMFSRLAMNINTASKSMIAASSAGKTSDDVFTKLGISTVNLATGAMRPMGDIFADIKTKVASMSDGWQKSAIEMELFGRSGTQLNTMLNMSQEQIQAVTDKAQAMGLILNDQQAPALANLSRQVNAAKGNLTSLGISIGTELMPQVQYLLSEVSNVTQAFVNMDPQTRQNILSVIRIGAEIGITSMAVSKAISVIGGVTEALGVMRLATIAAAGPWVTLAIVIGGAISALDAYANAKYKAEGYDNAAEVRKLESDDGSLTQYQKKTVVNTIMGVPVYNWVNMSDAERERQIAFENRPKPEPTETPTPPTNTFVSDLGGGGSSSDGGSSGSGVAGEKAKTALEENRDSFQKAQEEMQGYLDLNQITAQQYIDYLKEQKKYVTDMAVGDDEQQDKRLMQLDIEKQIQSQQKQMSQDAIQAASQKVQLGKMTEEQYKQVLEDQAKLATSDKDRLALAVQIYQENEKLIDQANKKVDVEANSTKAALDLQQEKSVHSLKMSETSGDDSIQTKFANMKAEYDQAKYYLDKQHDDDDKYLQEKIANSAMDVKKQKEFITQKQQLDAKYELEKEKQEDSYTEKVAAQQKAIINANNSMITALITGTKSGQDVLEDMWKDFVAKVVAKLFQINTETNIFTSLLGGLFGVSNSSGGTSFASNFGITSLSGARASGGDVKAGESYLVGEKGIEVFTPSTDGAIIPNSDITSGALQQNNQSQSILVQPQVTIQQSFQSLDPAENMRLAKTQNASLKNDILNSIRNETVWRNAIKGATT
- the gp17 gene encoding tail completion protein gp17 encodes the protein MKQAKINIVAGLKTSTTLAAFVGTRISDAWPSATAVYPCVSYLQTTGTGEIADGHTIGFDEIYQISLFAKPEPGKSAAMTLESMAEAVLDVADDLGMALVGNSDLILDDGSGVKHKPLQFRYITRR
- a CDS encoding head-tail adaptor protein, whose product is MRQFRFPEAITYTVKKLVTTKDELSGEIEDWQNAGTIQAEVWPLLGNQARGVMGVTEKSTHRAFSADPKAFTSNTRIVDSAGLTYLVGYVPPQGYGSHGEAVLEFVNS